The nucleotide sequence TCGTCTGAGCCAGTTTAATCTCTTGGATCAGATCCGAATCAGATTGTTCAACCGCTGGGATCAAGTCACGGAGCGTCTCGTACATGTCAAGGAACTTAAAAAGCTTCTCCGAGGACCGTTTCGTAAGAACCACGGCACCGGAGAAATCTAGGAACCGGATTGTAACAGCGGAGACCAAACCGGTGAAGAGGCGTTTACGGATCGAGGCATCGGTGAAGACGGTGTTGCAGAGAGAAAGCTCGCCGGGGAAAAGCAAGGTGGAGCAACGGCGAACGATTGAGATCCAAGAAGCGATCTCACCTTCAAGAGACTCCCAAGCTATTCTCTGAACGTCTTCAACGTTGATCCCTTCGAATCCAACCTCGCTCAGCTCCTCCTTGAACGCGTGCCGTCTCGACATTTCGTATGACATACAACACTCTGATTCGTAACCGGCGAAGATCATCGCCCCGGCGATCTTCTTCAACGTCGAGATCGATTCCGGTGAAAAATCCGGGAAgctttcttcctcctcctcctccttatcATTGTCCGGTAAAGCGCATCGGTCGGATTCGTTTGCCGAAGAATGGTTATGATCGGAGCTGTTCCCATCGTTGTTgtttctgttcttcttcttattatcttCTCTGGAACGATCAAGAAGATGACGGAACTCTTCGTCGAGGAGAGAGACAGCACGGTGCTGAACCGAACTTGCCCGGTTTAACCAAGAAGAAACCGGAGTTGAATCTAATTTAAGCTCTCTCAATCTCATAACCGATTTTGAAATCCGGTTAACGGCGTCGATGAATACAGAGTCCTCTGTTTCGTCTCGTCCAAGCCCGGAAGATTCCATCTTTGACACCAATGAATCCACCGTCTCCGGGAATGGCTCCACCGCCGGTGGAATCTCCTGTAAAGGATCATTATTCTCGGAAGAAAGTGATTGGATGAATACGTCGACGGCTTCCATCACCTGAACAAGACTCGCCTCGGTGGTTTCCGATTCCGTCGTCGATGAATGAAGTTTTTGTTCCGATTCATCGGAATGTGGTTTGTGATCGTGATCTTCGGATTTGGGAACATGGGTGTCCGATGATTCCGTTTTGTCCATTTTTTCCGCCgggaaaattaaaaacactaactaaactgtttttgttttgttttgttttgttttgtcttttttggtattttttttttttttttggggaaattaAGACAAATGGGGGGAAGAAGGGAGGAGATTAGTGTGAGGATTATTATGATTAATAATCCattattagagtttttttttttttttgttctttcttttcgaCGATACtaattgtgaattttttttggctctCTGTGTTTTagctattatatattttttcttttaattctgAGGTTCGTTTTTTTGGGAACCCATCGTCCGTTGACTGGTAAGGGAAAGGTTATGCGTCTCAcgatctctctgttttttttttttacttttcttttatagATTTGTTGTGTACTTTATATTAATCAAACTCAACATGATCATCAAACTTTATAATgtgtatattttgattttgggcTGAATCATGTGATCCAGAAAATTTTGTGAGTCTAGAGCCGGCCTATACATTACTCACGTAAAGCCTGATaaagctagaaaaaaaaaaaagcattgagGCCTCTGCTTAtgtagttttttctttattgaagTCTATGCTTTGCATGTATTTTAGCCAAAAGGACCCGGACTTGCTGCGATCATCAACATGGTATTAAAGAACATATATCGATGATATGTAGTACTAATTTACTCTACTTTTCAAGCTAAAAATTTATACAAACTATCTCCTCTTCATAATCAATACTTAAGTTCTTCCGCAAGTCAAGCAAATCGTGCATCTAAGCGTTAAGTCAAAACCAATCATGCATTTGACGAATATAAGATAATCGTTGATTGAGGCTAACGATCAAGGATCTCTACCAATGCCAAAATTTTATTCATTGGCGATCGTCAATAAGATTCCAAAAATTGTTACAACACTTGGATTTTATGATTCAAAATTATTGAAGCAtgattttaactatatatatatatatatatatatatatatatatatatatatatgaagttccAAAAGAATCTTACATATGAATtcctttgacaaaaaaaaaaaaaaaaatcttacatatgaattttatgaaatattgtaaaatatcATTTTGATTGGTAAATGACACTTTATCTCACAAATGATTCGGTTAGTAAACAGTCGGAGGTTGACTGTCAAATCAATCAAGAAGATTAATATAGTTTGATTGCAAGTTTCAATTCGCTTTGATTGAGAATCAACTAGTGTTGATTGTCAATATAACTGATAAGGgcctatttaatatttcattcTCTCATATGAGACTATAAATAGAAGTGTTTAGGTGGacataaaaaaattcaagtctAAGctatttttacaaatatatttttctttgtttgcagacagctatatttacaaatattgaTAAATTATTCTGTATTTGTAAGATATTTTAGCTAAAACGCAGAATTCAagatattgtatttttttttttttttttttaaagatattgtattttttaccttttattttTGCCaacattgttctttttttatacCGTGGAGTTGGAAATAAATCTTTGGTGATTAATGACAAtgttaaataatatttgataaaaatatgaaattatctacagtaataaacaaataacaaaaaaaatccaaaaatcgaAAATATCTTAAGAAAGCTAAAGGATTATGATTCTTATCATGTATGTATGTCACAacgataaaataaaatcatgttaTTAATAGATATGTTTACCGTAAATACACACAAGAAAACTAACTTTCCGTTATATAGTTttccaatcaacacaaaatCGCATctaacaacaatcaatcgaTTGGTCTTTACCATTTGTTATCAGTTTTTTACAATTGGTGGTAACAAATGGAGTATATACGTAAAAAAGGAAACGTTTATCTTCTGCTTTTATCCACTTTATCAATAGTAAAAAGAAAGACACCAAAgtttttgtgctttttattttgaCTCAAAACAAATCATTGTAATGAGAAGAATGTGTAATAATAAAGAaggatttttttccttaattttgttttccacaaacagaaagaagttttttttttttttttttgcttaaattaacaaaagaaaaaaagtgtaaTTTTGCTTGCTTGAATTGGAGATTATTGTAgaattgaattataaaaaaatctagtcaacgaggaaaaaaaaaggtttagagGGAAAGAGATANATGACGAGAAGCTGAATCCAGTTGAGGAATCTAATggtcagaagaagaagcaattacAACCGACAGTATCTAATAGCCTCTCTGGTCTCCCTTCAGGTTTCTTGATTAGTTCATGATTTCTCATTTCGTTCGTTTTCTTCTTATGGTTTACATGCCCACAAGATCTGGTTGTCANTTTTCGGAAACGCGTCATTGTTAATTCGCAATTTGGTAAAAGTGTGAACGAACACTCGTGGACGACAAAAGAAGCtgcttcatctctctctctctcctctcttctctttctctctcaactcCAATTCGTTGTTACCAGTTCGAATCTGAACAAAGttggtttttttattggtaCCCAGAATCTCAattctccttctttctttctgggtaTATCTAAAAGTTTTTGCTTNNNNNNNNNNNNNNNNNNNNNNNNNNNNNNNNNNNNNNNNNNNNNNNNNNNNNNNNNNNNNNNNNNNNNNNNNNNNNNNNNNNNNNNNNNNNNNNNNNNNNNNNNNNNNNNNNNNNNNNNNNNNNNNNNNNNNNNNNNNNNNNNNNNNNNNNNNNNNNNNNNNNNNNNNNNNNNNNNNNNNNNNNNNNNNNNNNNNNNNNNNNNNNNNNNNNNNNNNNNNNNNNNNNNNNNNNNNNNNNNNNNNNNNNNNNNNNNNNNNNNNNNNNNNNNNNNNNNNNNNNNNNNNNNNNNNNNNNNNNNNNNNNNNNNNNNNNNNNNNNNNNNNNNNNNNNNNNNNNNNNNNNNNNNNNNNNNNNNNNNNNNNNNNNNNNNNNNNNNNNNNNNNNNNNNNNNNNNNNNNNNNNNNNNNNNNNNNNNNNNNNNNNNNNNNNNNNNNNNNNNNNNNNNNNNNNNNNNNNNNNNNNNNNNNNNNNNNNNNNNNNNNNNNNNNNNNNNNNNNNNNNNNNNNNNNNNNNNNNNNNNNNNNNNNNNNNNNNNNNNNNNNNNNNNNNNNNNNNNNNNNNNNNNNNNNNNNNNNNNNNNNNNNNNNNNNNNNNNNNNNNNNNNNNNNNNNNNNNNNNNNNNNNNNNNNNNNNNNNNNNNNNNNNNNNNNNNNNNNNNNNNNNNNNNNNNNNNNNNNNNNNNNNNNNNNNNNNNNNNNNNNNNNNNNNNNNNNNNNNNNNNNNNNNNNNNNNNNNNNNNNNNNNNNNNNNNNNNNNNNNNNNNNNNNNNNNNNNNNNNNNNNNNNNNNNNNNNNNNNNNNNNNNNNNNNNNNNNNNNNNNNNNNNNNNNNNNNNNNNNNNNNNNNNNNNNNNNNNNNNNNNNNNNNNNNNNNNNNNNNNNNNNNNNNNNNNNNNNNNNNNNNNNNNNNNNNNNNNNNNNNNNNNNNNNNNNNNNNNNNNNNNNNNNNNNNNNNNNNNNNNNNNNNNNNNNNNNNNNNNNNNNNNNNNNNNNNNNNNNNNNNNNNNNNNNNNNNNNNNNNNNNNNNNNNNNNNNNNNNNNNNNNNNNNNNNNNNNNNNNNNNNNNNNNNNNNNNNNNNNNNNNNNNNNNNNNNNNNNNNNNNNNNNNNNNNNNNNNNNNNNNNNNNNNNNNNNNNNNNNNNNNNNNNNNNNNNNNNNNNNNNNNNNNNNNNNNNNNNNNNNNNNNNNNNNNNNNNNNNNNNNNNNNNNNNNNNNNNNNNNNNNNNNNNNNNNNNNNNNNNNNNNNNNNNNNNNNNNNNNNNNNNNNNNNNNNNNNNNNNNNNNNNNNNNNNNNNNNNNNNNNNNNNNNNNNNNNNNNNNNNNNNNNNNNNNNNNNNNNNNNNNNNNNNNNNNNNNNNNNNNNNNNNNNNNNNNNNNNNNNNNNNNNNNNNNNNNNNNNNNNNNNNNNNNNNNNNNNNNNNNNNNNNNNNNNNNNNNNNNNNNNNNNNNNNNNNNNNNNNNNNNNNNNNNNNNNNNNNNNNNNNNNNNNNNNNNNNNNNNNNNNNNNNNNNNNNNNNNNNNNNNNNNNNNNNNNNNNNNNNNNNNNNNNNNNNNNNNNNNNNNNNNNNNNNNNNNNNNNNNNNNNNNNNNNNNNNNNNNNNNNNNNNNNNNNNNNNNNNNNNNNNNNNNNNNNNNNNNNNNNNNNNNNNNNNNNNNNNNNNNNNNNNNNNNNNNNNNNNNNNNNNNNNNNNNNNNNNNNNNNNNNNNNNNNNNNNNNNNNNNNNNNNNNNNNNNNNNNNNNNNNNNNNNNNNNNNNNNNNNNNNNNNNNNNNNNNNNNNNNNNNNNNNNNNNNNNNNNNNNNNNNNNNNNNNNNNNNNNNNNNNNNNNNNNNNNNNNNNNNNNNNNNNNNNNNNNNNNNNNNNNNNNNNNNNNNNNNNNNNNNNNNNNNNNNNNNNNNNNNNNNNNNNNNNNNNNNNNNNNNNNNNNNNNNNNNNNNNNNNNNNNNNNNNNNNNNNNNNNNNNNNNNNNNNNNNNNNNNNNNNNNNNNNNNNNNNNNNNNNNNNNNNNNNNNNNNNNNNNNNNNNNNNNNNNNNNNNNNNNNNNNNNNNNNNNNNNNNNNNNN is from Camelina sativa cultivar DH55 chromosome 20, Cs, whole genome shotgun sequence and encodes:
- the LOC104772238 gene encoding exocyst complex component EXO70B1-like, with amino-acid sequence MDKTESSDTHVPKSEDHDHKPHSDESEQKLHSSTTESETTEASLVQVMEAVDVFIQSLSSENNDPLQEIPPAVEPFPETVDSLVSKMESSGLGRDETEDSVFIDAVNRISKSVMRLRELKLDSTPVSSWLNRASSVQHRAVSLLDEEFRHLLDRSREDNKKKNRNNNDGNSSDHNHSSANESDRCALPDNDKEEEEEESFPDFSPESISTLKKIAGAMIFAGYESECCMSYEMSRRHAFKEELSEVGFEGINVEDVQRIAWESLEGEIASWISIVRRCSTLLFPGELSLCNTVFTDASIRKRLFTGLVSAVTIRFLDFSGAVVLTKRSSEKLFKFLDMYETLRDLIPAVEQSDSDLIQEIKLAQTRLGEAAVTIFGELEKSIKSDNGRTPVPSGAVHPLTRYTMNYLKYACEYKETLDQVFQHYESNQTDTLDIKSKLYRDPSLRYIFLMNNGRYILQKIKGSTEIRDLMGQSWTRKRSTELRQYHKSYQRETWGKVLQCMNQEGLQVNGKVSKPVLKERFKIFNAMFDEIHKTQSTWIVSDEQMQSELRVSISALVIPAYRSFFGRYKQHLDSGKQTDKYVKYQPEDIESFIDDLFDGNHPTSLARKRN